Sequence from the Cucurbita pepo subsp. pepo cultivar mu-cu-16 chromosome LG02, ASM280686v2, whole genome shotgun sequence genome:
GAAAAACagtatcaaaatcaaattagaaAAGCTACAGAGAATCACGCATGAAAAGCAGAACCactccaaaaaagaaaaagaaaaaaaaaaagagcaaaCCGAGATAGATTTCTCCGAACGATCCGCTCCCAATCTTCCGACCGAGTTTAAATTTGTTTCCAACTCGCGGCTCCATGATACAAAATTCTcgcagaaagaaaaaagaaaaagaaaaccctagGATCAATCAAAACAAGTCCTAGCCGAAAAATCCCGGGGAAAAAGACAGAAACACCGTCAAGGCCTTGGATTGACGGCTAAAAGACCGGACAGATCATCATCAAGAAGCAAAAAGACGGTTGCGGAGTGAAATCATGAAGGAGAGATGAAACAGAGGCGAAAATTGAGAAACCAAATCGTTTCTCatcgaaaaaaaatgaatcaaagCGGTTGATAgcagtagaagaagaagaaaaagaatgaagaacaCGATGAGGAGGGATTAAAGAACAAACAATTCCACAGAAATCtcctttgtttctctctctggCTTTGATCCAATCGAAGCGGAAAGAAATAGCAAATCGCTAACAGTTACAATCCTTTATTAAAGGATATcgtcttttctctcttttttttcttttatttttggtttcgGATTCTTACCATTTTAACGACGCCGTTTGGGTTAGAAGAAAAGCCCTTAGCGCTTAATCCAAACGCTGAATTGTCTCTGCTCCTCTGTCATGCAATGATGTTGACACACTAAGGAAtccaattaattttatattccgTACATTTAAGTTCTAACAtcgaaaataatttaattatcttctaacctatattttaatcaacatgaccatatttattatttacttcttAATGGaataataaatcttttaataccatttttagaatattatttattatttacttcttAATGGaataataaatcttttaataccatttttagaatattataaGAGAATAAAATTAGAGTATTTTGCTTTTTTNTAATATAATGTATAGACACGATAGGCCCAAAATAGCGGGGACATGCTATTTTGATAAGATAGAATTTAGTTAGAGCAATTAAAATTCCCTTTTGACCCATTCtacatataaaattaatttaaataaaaaaaaacaatataaaaattcaatgCTTCATGTTAAATAGTTATGAATATGCTcatagtttaaataaataaaatgattttatttacataatttGTTGCGAGATGAAAATTTTTCTAGcaataatatatcatataatcattttttctttctaattaaactcaatttaaaattgatgggaaatatatatcttaattattAGAAGCTAAACTTGTGGATTCACTTGAATAAATTGTggagtttaaaattaatttaggatagGTTGTTAGGTGGATATAGTTGTAAGGACAAGACAAGGTAACAAAAAGTCCAAATTCCATGAGAACACgtaaaaccaaaaaaacattttgttGTGACTTGTCAGCCCATAGATACCGAGGTCGGGAGATAAGACAACTTGTTCAAATGGCCCATCAAAGCTGGACACAGAGGGACATATTTggaataaagaataaaacttTAGGACCAAAATGGTTTAAATCAAAACGTggagtttaaaaaaataaattaattaacatattCGAATCTTCGTCTCATTTAAACTAAgctataaatgtaatttattgATTGTTATTCTAAATTAACCTAATTAATGTTAGTATCTAACACTGAATGCAAATAATtgataagattttagttatgtTATATTGATATGAGTTTTGAAGTGACAGGGTTCATGTgactaaagaagaagaagaagcaataATTGAAAAGCAAGTTAGAATCAAGGGGTGTAAAAGGAATGGCCGCACTTGCATTTCCATCCCTCGGGCTCATAGTTGGTGTATTGGACCCCCACGTGGGTGCGCctcttcttgttgttgttgttgttgttggtaGGCACTTCAATGGCTTCACATGGACTGCATCCATAGCATTTGTGCTCACACCTCGGCCGCCCTGAACCCATTCGTCTCATCCCTCTATACaacatttcttcttcatttacGCCTCCAACGCCCTTCAAAAACACACAGAAAAATGAATTCAACATCGACACGAgccgtgaatcgaacacgggACTAATAATAAGAAAGCTAAACTTATTTCATGGACATATAATCAAATCGAAGCTTGACCTGTTTTGAATTAGAAGCGGCTGAGACAAGAGCTGGCAACAGACGTTGTTGTTTATGAGGAAGGAGAGGATGATTTGGAGCAAAAGCGGTGGTTTTAGCAGGAACCCAACAGGCTAAATGCAGAATGaacataaaacaataatatgtTCCTTTCATGTCTTCTTGAAAACCCAGACAGATAACTGAGGGTATCAAGCAGGTTCACATTTCCCCAAACCAGAAGCAATGTAAatatggagaagaagaacaataaaaacaCCAGCTACCTTGACTGCAGGGGCTTTATTTCACCTCTGCCAGTTTCATTCCTATTTAAAGAAGAGAAGATCCATTGACAGAGGGGCTATTTATggaggagaaggaaaaaaattgcATCAATTAAATAAGGTACTACAAATGGGGTCGATCTTTTACAGAGTAGTAAGAATGCAGCTCCAAATTCAATCTCAGCCATCCATTTGGGTTATAATCAAGATGGAAATCACTACATTCTTCCTTCAAGGAATCAACATAGCAATTTATTAACATCCCGTATGAAAGTTTAATCGCTTATTTGGTTCTATTTGAACAAGTGTTATGAATTATGTCAGAGTTCAAAGCATTAGGCCAAAACTTTCACATAAGCAAATAATCAAACACATTGCAGGCACTAACTAGTGGTTTCTATGTGTACATACCCAATATTGAAGATAGCAATTCTTAACGCCCCAAATGAAAGTTGAACTGTTTATTTGAGTGTATTTGGAGAATTGAGATGAGTggtgtaaaatttaaaacatgggAAGCAAGCCTTGGGAGGCTAAAACTGTGGCACAGACAAATAATCAAACACATGGCGGGCAGTAATTAGAAAAGGAAGGACAGAGAAAGGGGCGCAGAATGAGTGTTGAAGCGGGTGGATGGGAGATgtaaataatgagaaaaatgagaggatattgtgaaaagaaaaggatgaaaatGGGTCAGCAGAGAAGGTAGTTTAAGCATCAAATGCAGAGATGGTACGTTTTGGAGATAGCTCTGCTGCTGTCCGATATCGTCTAGGGATTTCTTATTGATATCTGCGAGATTTGAGTGGTTGATTATTCCATCACCACCTGCATTTTCTTTCacgcttcttcttcttcttcttcttttcgaCTGTCCATTGAAATCTTGGCGATTTCCCATCAGCGGCTCTGCAAAGGGAAACCCCAGGAACCAGCTTTAGAATCTCGACCCCAGGATAAAACAATCATCCATTCCATCACAAACCCATAAACATGTTTGCTTTTGAGTTGTAGAACCAACACAAATCCCCCCATTCATTCACAAAATATTCTTAGGGAATAGGTTAAAATTGTTGGACGATGAAACTCACATCATCTGCTATATAGGGAATAAGAGGGAATAAGAGCTGATGCTCAGAGTGGACACCCATGATATAcgattgtggagagttgtgttcatgtaacatggtatcagactcatgccctaaactcgatgatgaaagtcttCTCGAtcaatatatgtttttttgaaTGAATGTAATGATTGATATATAAGCACAACCGagttaacaaaaataaaaggagttaacaaaaataaaaggatatgaataaataaataagggattaaagaaaaatatttaagagatAAGTAACGCATTGGATGGGAAATTTTAGTCCAACAAGATGTgaggaattaaaattaaaactccTATTGTTTTAATTGGGATTAAGAAGGtatattataattaaggaattaAATACAACGTTAAAGAAATGGGAAAAGGACCAGACACTTAATTAGGGATTAATGTTGTGTTACAAGTGGAAACTGTGAGGAAAACGAGAAAGTCGTTTCAGCTTTGAATTTCTCTGACGCTCATTGGTCAATTTCTTTGGCCCACTTTTTTGGACGCTTTGAAAAGTCAAACTATGAATTCCCTattgctctttttttttttcttttttctttttaagtaaaTTATACATTTggatttaaataaagtatatgTATTTAAACATATAGAAGAACTCATGTTCAAACATTGAAGGTGACTAATTTTGTTTGTACGAGAATTTAAGTTTGAATCATCATGTAAGCTAATCTTTTAATTGATTATGTCATGCTTAAGTCATAACTTATATATAGAAGAACTCGCGTAAGAAAcatacattaaaataaattatttatcgcATAACTTACTTGTACCCAATTTGTTCGGGAATTCTGTTCCTTTTGCTGTCAAGGTATTTCTAACATTCACTTGTATATCATAGAGGTCTTCAGTCTAATAATGGGTAGATTTTTCATATTCATAGATCAAGAATGAATTTGTCCATATTTAATTccttttgaaatatatattcagAAGAAGGTAAAAGTAGATATAACCATAGAAAGATGGAAAAAGAAGCGAGGAAGCAggtgtatttttgtttttgtatttattattatccaCTGGGCTCTAAAACGAGGCAAAGTGACTAGTTAGAAAGGAATAGAAAGTTTGACTCGATTGAGGAATTGACAAGAGACATAACTCAACTAACTAGGTTGTGTCAATTGGACGGGTTTATCGTTCCTAGCAACGgtatgtatttaaaattaatttttttcttaaaaataaatttaatcccTTTTTTGAGTAATATATACTATATAGTAAATGTAAATGATATTatgaagaagataaaagaGAATGAGGTAGAAATGAcgtcataaatatttattggtGTACGGTGGTACATGGACGGTGATGATGAGATTGACCGGGAAGCAACGTGAAGCCAAtattatgaaatgaaataataaaaggagAACTTGGACTAAGCTGTTCAAACAATCTCCTCaccttttttaaatattcattttcttaataatatataataaggaaaaaagaaatatagaaatatatattattacatGCATGAATTATAGTATGAAACACGGACACAAGTTTTCttcctattttattattatgaaaattggtatcttaaaaaaagaacaattttgAGATAGAAATATTTGGTCACTTGAAATTGGTTTTTAGGTTTTTGAAAAGACCTAATattaatggagatagtattctttatCTATAAATGAacgatcattctctaaattagcggatgtgACGTGGGactttgttaattaaattggTTGGAAATGATGTGAAAAAATTGATATGCGTAACAAACAATAGGAATTCTGAGATTcaacaaaaagggaaaaaaagagataTAAAGTTGGAAAGTGAAATATAAATGAGAGTGTCTCGGCCTCGTGTTCCTTCAAAAtgtcatttatttattcaactttctttttcccaTTCAAACCATTCCTTTGTTTATTCCCCTGCTTCTTCCACACACCCAACcttcattcaaattcaattctctctctctctctctatatatatatatatatgtgtgtatgtatatatataaaccgACAACTTTGTGATTCTAAGAACatacataaaacaaaccaGACAGCAAAACCAATTTCTTGGATTCCTCTTTCAGGTGGGTTCTGCTTCTGCGTACATTTCTGCCAGAAAATGTGTGCGGTGATAGAGAAGTCGTCGGGGGAAGCGGTGTCGTCGCCGGAGACGAAGAAGGCTAACAGGGGGTTTCGGTCGGAGAAGAATGCCGGCAATTTGAAGCTGCAGCCAACTAGGAATTTGGATTCCGGCCACCCGCCTGGAATTCCGCTCCCTAAAACGAGGAACTCCGTGGTGGTGTCTCCGGCGCCAGACGGACATCAGTTTGATGCAGCCGCCGTCAAATTGCAGAAGGTTTACAAAAGTTACCGAACGAGACGGAATCTCGCCGATTGCGCTGTTGTCGTTGAAGAATTATGGTAATAAAACAAaccccacaaaaaaaaaaaaaaaaaaaaaaaaaaaacaaaaaaaaaaaaaaaaaaaaaaaaaaaaNAAATGAAtgataatttttatcttttgatgGGGTTTTCAGGTGGAAGGCGTTGGATTTCGCCGCTCTACGGCGGAGTTCAGTGTCGTTTTTTGACTCCGACAAGGCGGAAACGGCCGTGTCGAAATGGTCAAGGGCCGGAGCAAGAGCTGCAAAGGtacttcattttattttatacatttgatgttgattttttcttctgtCAAATTTTGGACCACCTCTGTTCTTCACATACATTCATATCTTTCCCTTTTACACACTTTTCTTGAACTAAAGATCTGTTTTTGGTTATgggttttatattttttaggtgaataatttgaatggcctttgatttttcatttttctttaacttTACGTTGACTTTTTGTAATAAGTCAATTATTATCTGTCATCAACAATGTATAGCCGTCAACTCAGGCTATATTCAAACCTATTgatccattaaaatttaaaaaattatctatttatctaattaaattaggatcgaaatgaaatataatttaacctaatttaaCGTTGAAATGGTATCTGAACAACTATATACTTGTTTGATGGCAGGTGGGTAAAGGGTTATCAAAGAATGAGAAAGCTCAGAAATTGGCATTGAGACATTGGCTTGAAGCTGTAAGTCTCCTGAAAGCTTCCATAATTATTGGAAAGTCTTTTATctgttattaattttaaattcctaattattttaatataataaatggaataatttaattatacaGCAAAACTTGAACGTTACCAG
This genomic interval carries:
- the LOC111787852 gene encoding EPIDERMAL PATTERNING FACTOR-like protein 3; this encodes MKGTYYCFMFILHLACWVPAKTTAFAPNHPLLPHKQQRLLPALVSAASNSKQGVGGVNEEEMLYRGMRRMGSGRPRCEHKCYGCSPCEAIEVPTNNNNNNKKRRTHVGVQYTNYEPEGWKCKCGHSFYTP